Part of the Zingiber officinale cultivar Zhangliang chromosome 6A, Zo_v1.1, whole genome shotgun sequence genome, CGGGTCGTGTGACCATGATACTGCTCGACAAGTTGActgacagccacatgcagcagtccACAGGGGTAAGCTTTATTTCTTCTTTATGTAGCCTTCCCGGTCGGCCTTTTAACATTTCTGTGTATATCAGCGATGGGTGGAAAACATTGCTATCGCCAACCGCTTggcaatggtagaggaggagctgaaaaggctgaagagtcAGGGTGACCCGTCCTCTTCCCGAGGCCCTTCTTATGCCGAGGTACAGAAGGAgcttgccaaaaccaaggatctgttagaggccgagaggaagaagacgacCAACCAGGCATATATGTTGGACTAGCTTAACAAGCAGGTCAAAACCTATGACCGCAAGATTGAGCTCGCCACCACTCAGAAGAACACCGCTATCGCGGATCTGGATAAAAAGAATGTGGAAGCCCGAGCTCTAGAGCAGCGTGTGAATGAGCTAGCCGAGTTGCTAGAAAGAGAGCTGAAAGGCCGCTCGGAGGAGGTGACAAAACTCAAGGACAATTTGAAGGACTTGCAGGAGGCTCTTGATGCTTCTCGTGCcgccttcaaggagtaccaagagGCGGAGCCTGGTCGCATTGCCGCCTtgaggcaaaactacatccgctcggcggaATTTGTGGAGAAGGTGTGCGACCGGCTGGTCATCGCCTTCGAATTGACCATCACCGTCACGACGGACCATctaaagtccaagggtcagctcccctAGTCCGTGGTCATCCCTGCTATGGAGCATGCGGCGTTTCTCACCACCATCCCGAAGCATATTTTTGACTACCTTGAATGAAGTATTTTCAGTAATTCTCCCGATCGGCTAAACCTTAATTTTAATGTGGCATCTGTAACTTTGCCTTCGGTCGGcgaacttttaaatttaatttttagaatgCTAACTTTTGCTCTGTCAGTCTTTCATTTCAAGTGCTCCTAATAACTATGCCGACCGGTTGCTCGACCTTTTTTCCCGTCTGTTTTAACTTCCTTGCCTGGTCAAGCGATCTTCATTCCAAATGGAACTTTCGTTAGTTTTTCGTTTAAGTATTTTTCTCAACTGCGCCGCTCGGTCAAGCGATCTTCATTCCAAATGGAACTTTCGTTAGTTTTTCGTTGATCGGCGCGACGCTGTCCcgttcggggggtttatagttgccgacccgactctagagtttaacgtcgccgcgcTACGGTCTtcggaccggggggtttatagtcgtcggtctgactctagagtttaacttcgccgctcgacggtcttcgggccgatgggtttatagtcgccggtccgactctagagtttaacgtcgccgctcgacggtcttcgggccgaggggtttatagtcgccggtccgactctagagtttaacgtcgccgctcgacggtcttcgggtcggggggtttataatcgtcggtccgactctagagtttaacgtcgttgctcgacggtcttcgggccggggggttgatagtcgccggtccgactctagagtttaacgtcaccgctcgacgatcttcgggccggggggtttatagtcgccggtccgactctagagtttaacgtcgccgctcgacggtcttcaagacggggggtttatagtcgccggtccactctagagtttaacgtcgccgctcgacggtcttcgggctgggggatttatagtcaccggtccgactctagagtttaacgtcgtcgcttgacggtcttcaagccggggggtttatagtcgccggttcgactctagagtttaacgtcgccggtcgacaggatttgataagtatatcgtTCAtatacacttccaagttgcgctCGATCTGCTCTCGGAATACCTTATTCATCAGCCGCTGATAGgtagctcccgcgttcttcagttcgaacggcattacgttgtaacagtaagtgtcgtctGTAGTGACGAAactgactttctcttggtcttcttgggcgagcggcacttgatggtagccctgatatgcatccaacatgcatatcagctcgcatccggtcgtggagtctactagttgatcgattcggggcaaggggtagaaatcctttgggcagacCTTGTTCAGATCccagaagtcgatgcagactctccacttgttacctggtttggagaccagcaccacgtttgcgagccagctcgggaactgcacctcccgtatgtggccgacctccaagagcttctccacctccgcccggatgatgatattatgttcggcactgaagtccctcttcctttgctttaccgaccgagcatccggtctgacgtgaagctcgtgctgcgctatactcggtgaGACTCCTGGCAGCTCATGGGTAGACCAAGCGAAAATGTCACAGATTTTCTGGAGGCATCCGATCAGCTTCTCTTTCTGACTTGCCTCCAGGTCGGCTGCTATGAAAGTCGTGGTCTCCTGTCAGGAAGGGTTGATCTGTACCTCctttttttcttcataaactagagaaggtggcttttcgattatagcgtttacctcgacttGTAGCACTTTTCGAGCGAATCtagcctcggctcggaccatctctacgtagcatcgccgagctgcaaGCTGATCTCCTCGGACCTCCCCAACTTGATCTTCCAccaggaatttgatcttctgcagaaggtggagacgatcactcggaactcgttgagagccggtcgcaccaggataacattgtacgcggagggagcgtcgaccacgatgaagttggctgtccgcgttcttctgagtggctcctcccccagcgagatagccagccggacttgTCCGACCGGCAAAACTTTGTTACCGGTgaatccgtagaggggggttgtcatcggcagcaactcggctcggtcgatttgcaattggtcaaatgtcttccggaagatgatgttgaccgagctacctgtatcaataaaaatacggtgaatagtgtagttagctattactgctcgaatgatgagggcgtcatcatgcgggacttcgactccttcgatgtccctaggcccaaagctgatctcgggcccgttcgcccGCTCCTGACTGCAGCCCACTGTATGGATCGTGAGGTGCCTTGCATGCGCCTTTCGTGccctgttggaatctcctccggtcgggcctccggcgatgatgttgatttcgcccctcGAGGCATTTCCTCTGTTCTCTTCCTCTCGAGCGGACGGCTTAGGTCGTTCATGCGACGCCCGGGGATTAGCTCTGTGCGGCTGGTGAGGGTGCCACTCGGGTGATTCTCTGGTTGCCCGCCGCCCAACCTCTTGGTGCCGATGTCGCCTATCAGGCGATGGGGATCGGCGACGATAACTCCTGGGAGCAGGATGAGCGATCGGAGGGAGACTCCGACAATCCCGGATGTTGTGTGTGGCGAATTGGTGGAGCGAGCAGAACATGGGAGTCCACACCTTCCCTCTTGGCTTAGGTCGATCGGACGCTACTTGTTGAACGGCGTGCGACCTCGCTTGCTGATGGGGATGAGCCATCTCTGCGCGgggtcctcttggcggttgataattggaaggcggcttccgctcggcggggACTGGTGGCTCGGCtggtgcttcctttttcctcgccatctgagcttcctccacgttgatgtactcattgGTCTTGTTCAACATATGGTCGTAGCTGCAGGGCGGCTTTCTGACGAGCGAAcagaagaaatccccgtccacaagcccctgtgtaaatgcgttcatcatagtttccgaggtggccgtcgggatgtccatggccacctggttgaagtgtTGGATGTAGGCACGGAGCGACTCCCTCGgtccttgtttgatggcgaataggctgatgctggttttctgatagcgtctgctatttgcgaagtggtggagaaaagccgtgcggaactccttgaaacttgtTATTGAtctgtccggcagcctccggaaccaccgttgtgtcgacccagaaagggtggtgaggaacactcgacactttaccccatctgtatattgatgtaaagtagtggtgttgtcgaacttacccagatggtcatccgggtcggtggtcccgttgtattcTCCGATCACCGGAGGCGCATAATGCTTTGGTAGTGGGTCTCTCAGGATGGCGTCGGAGAACTGCCGATTGATCCACTCGGGGGATGAATCCGTCCGGGGCGCCTTGCCCTTCCTAGCGTCACGGATAGGCGCCTCGTCggacgatccctggttggctagggcCAATTCTGATGGCGTTTGGAATAGtgctcgatggaatggaataggGGCGGCCGACACGTCTCCTGGTGTGCCGGTCTGCCCCTTGTTCTGAGCCCACGTAGAATATTgttccggtcggtcctccattgccgctcggcctccagagaCGGATGCGGCCTGCTGCGTTATCCTTTCTGCTTGAGCCTTCTGCTGTTGCTCAACCATCTTTGCGGCTCGCGCTTGaatgagtgcttcgagctcctcaggagagagcgttaccaggaGTTgatgtccagcttcttccatcttctaggctcggattcaggtgtgttcccacagacggcgccaatttgatcctgtccgagcgctaagtcgacgaacgctggggacgtggcactctccgctgtctccgactggtggtgtagatctccgacgaacctgcaaagaagccgagccgggaggggtttcccgacgacgaccctccgacgctcaagttaggcaacgAAGAAGCAAagtaacgttactgtggctacagtgatcaagattgcatacctctgtcgaagtctgggggtccttatataggaccccggggaggcgcggacacgtttctcgatgcgtgcacgcttccccagacatacctcagtaggtcgtgtcagaaaagcatgtctgacgccattctgcaatcgtccgagcatatcctggatgtgacggtggaagcttccaccgtacgatactctgtccactCCTGCCAccaaccatgctgtttgtcggcggcaggtgtctcgaggacgaaGCTACCAGTTGTCATTTTTGTCTCTTTGCGGCATTACTTATctccgggccgagcggaccagccgccCGACGCTCATAGCCTTTGGGAATGCTCCGGTACCTCAGACCGGGGGGAAAGTCATGCTCGTGTGCTTGGATGGGATTGCGCCTTCTCGCCTTGTGGCTCGGCCGCTCTGCTtagagactcttttaccttgagcatcggaaacctgcCCCATGGTCGGTTTGTCTTTCGTTCGGCCGCCTAGGAGACCCGAGCCGGGTGCCCGGTCAACCGGATGTCCGGGGATGGTCCGCCAGTCTGCTCGGTACGACCGTGTCGTTGATCCTTGACCTCCACATGTTGTTAACCCCCTACTATCAAGGGTCCCTCGTCCTTATTATCGGATCAATTATAGTAGCTATCATATAGATTCTATAACAATTCTAGTTCAAGGGATAATTTTAGGATAAAATTTTCCAAAGGGCGtccatttaattttatttttaaatggatACTCTTATTATTATGTTATTCTTAATTTGAGGGAGTTGTTTGAtttttctaatatatatatataaaaggaaaaAGTGGGTCATATGTTGGCCCGGATCAAGATCTGGCCCAATAGCTTGATTAGGTGGTGAACTGAAAAGGATtagattaaaaattcttttttaatttaagctTTTTTGTATAATCATCTGTTTATACATCCTAATCAAACGATTAGTTGGGCTCTCAAAGTCATTAAGGAGAAATGTAGTTTTCTCCGCtcctataaaataatataaagacAAAGTGGACTATCTTTTTTCTCACGTGCAATTTTTGGATCCAGTTTTAACTACTCCCACCGTTTAATGACAATGCGAACTGTTCATTTGTCTAGaatcttgtttatttttttttgtcaaactcTCGAGCaccaatttaaaaataaaaaaaaaataatctataaaaaaataagaaaaagaaaaatttatgaaTCACTCAAAAAGTGGCCACATGGTTGTTAAGATGTCATGCATTCTCTCGTGTCGGTGGATTTAAACTTTACAATTTAATGTtgaattaaaaagggattttaatccATATATTTCTATCAAAATACAAATCTTATATATTACCTTTATTATAatctaaaaaacattttaaaaatcacatCTTATTTttcacttaaaaataaatttatttttaaaattattgcggCAGTTTACTGTAGCCattagaaatataaaataaaataatttatatttaattgaatttactatattatattaaaatattctagTCAAAATTATATCATTAATTAAGATCACATTAActtaattataaataattttgatcaaattatttACATTATAATAAATAATAGTGCGAGAATTTATTTTTATCATCATATAGAAGAAAAGTactattagaaaattttcattactttgaaattttaaaaatgattaaatattatgtaaaaatatttattattttactcCCAATCACTATGATATTTTTAAAATGGATAAGATATGAGGGGTGAAATGAAACTTCCCCAGAAATTCTAGAATATCGCATCGATCGGTATAATAAACACCGCCAGGGCAAGAAGGGAAGAAAACAGGGTGCTCAAACTCAAAGCTGCTCGAGGAAAATGGagatctcctcctcctcctttctctcttcctttctcctcctccttctcctctcctcctccctcactTCAGCTACTGATAGTACAAGTGAGTCTTTTACTTCTTTGATTTCTTTTACATTATAGATCTGCTCGAGAGATGCATGTCTTTTGAGATCTGTGGGTTTGCTCTAAAGTTTTCAGTAGATCCATCTTCGAAGGTTCTATTTTTTAGCGGAGTTGAATTATGGCAAATACTCTTTCATAGAAAGGACCTGATGGCATGGAGAATGGAGGGCATTGTTCACCATGAGTGTTCATTTTTGTGTCCTTTTCTTTCACTAGGATTTGAATGTAGTATCTGTTTTGTCTGAGGACGAACTGTTGTATGCCTCTTTTCTACCGGCTCGTTTGACTCACTCTTCTCTGTCGGTGGAGTGAGTTCAAAGGAAGagtttttgataaaatatttggtaggaatttttatttttaatcttatgaGATTCCTTTGAGAAAGATGATTAAAAAATTAATGTTTAGTTATTCTATACTATTCTGTCATGAGTAAGTTCTTCACCTTATGAAAGGATCTGGAAGAGTGAGATTCTGGGAAATGTGCATGAAAGATCCAAGTTATCTCATTTTGATCAGCATGAAGAGTCCTAGTTATCTCATTTTGATCAGACTCTTTTATAACTTTGTGTACTAAAAGGCAGATAGAGAATTGGAACTCTTATGCAGTTTTCTTTTTTTTGCTTTTGAAAGGGTTCAAATTCATTCTCTTTCCTATTCACTTACATTTTCATTAAGAGTTTATCTTTTGGTGCAGACAATCCTGCAGATCAACTGGTGGCAGTAATCAACACCAACCGAACCTCGTCCAATTCCCCAAGACTCTTTGACAATGCAGGCCTTGGCTGCATTGCCTTGGAGTACATCAAGGGCTACAACGGTGAATGCAACAAGGTAGGTGAAATGATGAGGCCACCTAACTCCAGCTTCACTGACACCTTTGCCCCCAATTGTGGTGTTGAGGTTGCAACACTTGCACCAATCTCTGGCCGCCTGATTGCCTGCCAGAGCTCCTATGCCTCTCCCCAGGATGCCTTTAACATTTTGGTTGACGATGCTCGAAGCTTACAGATTCTCCATAATAGGAACCACACCACGGTAGGAGCTGCAGTGAGTGGCACGGATGGGGGCTCACCATATTTTTGGTGTGTGCTGTTCAGTAATGGGAAGGGGAACAATAGCTTTGTGCTTGAGGGAGGCGTCGCAAAGGATGTCCATCCAGGGTGTTTCAGTGGCAATAACGATGATTGCAGCGCTGCCAAAGGGTTGAGCAAGAGATTGGGGGTTGTGGTGGCTACAATGTTGGTTACTTTGGCTTATGTTTTTGGGTTGTGAGTGAGGTAGATTGTAAAAGGAGGAACACCACACCATTCTTGCTcttagttcatttttttttttcaatgaaaAAACTGGGGATTATAAGAGAGGTTTTGGTTAGTCATCATTGTAAACTTATGATTTGTTCTTCATTGTTCCATTGAGTATCTATTCAAGATTCTTGTCTTTGTTTTAGTGATTTGACTTCCCTTATGCATGAGACTTATGTAGGGGAAATTATGAATAGGTTCATGATATTGGAAAGGAAGCTATTCCTTCCTCTATGAGAAAAGAACTACTTGCTTGCTCACTCGAATTGACCTTGCTTCATTAAAGGGTAATGCCATTGCCATTTTTGCACCCAAAgaacttatttcttcttctttttatctATATATTTGCAAAGTCAGGGCAGAAGCCGATCAAGAAAGTCAACAAAAGAGGAAATGAGCTTCGCCAGAAATGGAAGGAAAGGTAAAGTAATTCCATTGTTACTTAATTAGCAGCTTCCTGAATATTATGTGCCCCTAATAATATGTTTATGCAGTTTTCACTCCAGCTCCACTCACAGGGTTCATGCTGTCGAACATTCCAGAGCTGAATGGATCAAACTTTTCTGATTGGCATGAGCAAGTGCTCATCACCTTGGGGTGTCTAGATTTGGATTTTTGCCTTCAAGCTGATGAACCTTCAAAGCCGACAGATGCAACCTCGGTAGAAGAAAAATTCCTTTATGAGAAATGGGAACGATCCAATCGTTTGAGTCTGATGATTATCAAAAGCAAAATAGCAAAGAATATTCGAACTTCTATTCCTGAATCTACAAATGCACGCAAGTTTCTGCTTTCAGTGGAGAAGAAATTCGTGCCTAAAAAAGTTCCAGGTACAATTTGATGATCTGAACCAGTGAAGAATGTGaagtgttttttttattattattattatttattgtttGAACCAAAAATAAGATATGCTTTGATGATCGATATTTTGGTTGGGAAAAAAAAAAGTCTCTACCAGCATGGTTACTATTGAATCCCTCTTGGTATAATTTATTATCGTTTCTCATCCTTCAATCAAATTAGATTGTGTTTACATCACAATTACATCACAATGTGTTTACTTTCCACCAAAAGTTTAATATGATTATTAATCTTGATTATAGACTAGTTTGTATCATAATCATTTTGATCATTAGAAATAAAAGGCCATTTCTTGCTTTTGAGATGCATATATTATTAATGTAGTTGTTGTTATTATTCATTACGAAGAGGTTGggcatgttgaaaaaaaaataaaaaattgatgaaattGACTCCAATTTGAATGGAGAACAACTTGTATTAGAAATTTTATATTGACAAATTTGATTTATATTTAAtcacaatttaaaaatattttgaatattaTTGATGAGAGACTCTTTTTCGTGCGTGTCTATAGGGATACAAATTTAGGGTTGATTTGCATTGAACCTAATTGATTTATATGTCATTTAGGACTGTTTTCTCATTTATATTGAAGTTAATTTCCTTTTCATTCACTTTTTTATCTAAATAATTTTGAGCTTTTTACAGCTCTTGAGAAGGAACTGGGAGAGATTATAAATGACCAATATCATACTACATATGTGAAAACGGTGGGCAGTGATCATGATTTCTATCATGCCATTCATGAGATCATAGAGTAAGATATCAAATATCAGTTAAATGTAAGACAATTCTACATTTTCTCTATTTTTTAGTTGGTAAGTAGAAGTCACAGATTTTAAGTCTTAATAGAAAGCTTAATGAAAGGAAGAGAGCAATACAATTCAGATTGCCAAGCAAAGAAGAGTTGAAGAACAAATATGaggtaagattttttttttttttttttttactttgtttgAATTTATACTTACAGAATATATATTCGTCGAATTAATAAAAAATACTAATCAACATGATCTTTATATATTGTCTTATTTGCGTGGAGTGGTGATAATGGCAATTAAGCATTAGTTTTTTtacatattaataaaaaaaaaaatcaaccaatGGTTTGCAGGAACACCGTGGAGCCCGCAAAGAAGGC contains:
- the LOC121997328 gene encoding uncharacterized protein LOC121997328, yielding MSFARNGRKVFTPAPLTGFMLSNIPELNGSNFSDWHEQVLITLGCLDLDFCLQADEPSKPTDATSVEEKFLYEKWERSNRLSLMIIKSKIAKNIRTSIPESTNARKFLLSVEKKFVPKKVPALEKELGEIINDQYHTTYVKTVGSDHDFYHAIHEIIEKLNERKRAIQFRLPSKEELKNKYEEHRGARKEGEKLTREEFDKIAKDTLKIDKITWRKLALETIFFMFGAPIGAVVATRLIPGGTSLVLDDILAPAVTSLTAIVLAKANRI
- the LOC121997329 gene encoding uncharacterized protein LOC121997329 — encoded protein: MEISSSSFLSSFLLLLLLSSSLTSATDSTNNPADQLVAVINTNRTSSNSPRLFDNAGLGCIALEYIKGYNGECNKVGEMMRPPNSSFTDTFAPNCGVEVATLAPISGRLIACQSSYASPQDAFNILVDDARSLQILHNRNHTTVGAAVSGTDGGSPYFWCVLFSNGKGNNSFVLEGGVAKDVHPGCFSGNNDDCSAAKGLSKRLGVVVATMLVTLAYVFGL